Genomic window (Pseudomonas xantholysinigenes):
CCTTGCATAACCATTGATCCCACCTACCGCCTGTTCCATCGTTGCGCTCCATCGTGCCCCTACTACCCCCTCGCCGAGACGAGCGGTATCCATGGCCCCAATGAAGCGACGACACGCAAATGGATATCAGCTGCAAAGCTTTCCCTGCAAACGAAAAGGCCCGACACCACAGCAGGTGTCGGGCCCGGCGCAAAGGCGCTGCAAACAAATCAACCGGCAATCATTTCCCGTCGAGCAAAACCCGCAGCATCCAGGCCGTTTTCTCATGCACCTGCATGCGCTGGGTGAGCAAGTCGGCGGTCGGTTCGTCGCTGACCTTGTCGACCACCGGGAAAATGCTGCGCGCGGTGCGCACCACCGCCTCCTGCCCTTGCACCAATTGGCGGATCATTTCGTCGGCCGGCGGCACGCCCTCCTCCTCCTTGATCGAGGAATGCCGGGCATAGAAGGCATATGAGCCCGGCGCCGGGAAACCCAACGCGCGAATACGCTCGGCGATGGAGTCGACCGCCAGTGCCAGCTCGTTGTATTGCTCCTCGAACATCAAGTGCAGGGTACGAAACGATGGACCGGTGACGTTCCAGTGAAAGTTATGGGTTTTCAGATACAGCACGTAGGTATCCGACAGCAGGCGCGAGAGCCCGTCGACGATAGACTTGCGATCTTCTTCATTGATACCGATATCGATTGCCATGAAGTTCCCCTTTCCATAAGGCTTGGCGAGCAAGCGGGCAGCGGCCACTGTAACAAGAGTTGCGCCAGCGCGCATGCGACACCCGGCCACTGCGTCACCTCGGTTTGAGAACCCCCCGCCTTTGCTGTTAAATAGGCAGCGTGCCACCCGTGCGGATTGTCAGTGCCGGGTGCATAGGCTGGGCCGCCACGTTTTAGCGCCTACACCACACGCGCACCGTGCGACCAGCTCATCCAGTGATCGGCCTTATCAACGTGAGCCAAACCCAATGTTCAAGATCGTCCATCTGGTGACGGGCGTGGCGGCTTTGCTGCTATCGCTCATACCCAGTCTGAAAACTGACGCTACACCCTTCCTGCAACAACCCGACGCCATCTACCTGGCGCTGCTCGGGCTGCTCAACCTGGTGCTTGCCCCAGTACTGCCGCAGTACTACAAGGACATGCGCCAGCAACTGCAACGCGCCAGCAGCATCCTGCTGGTGCTGGCAGTGGTACTGCAGACCCTCACCCTGCTGGCCCGCCCGGAGCTGGGCAACCTGCCAGCACTGACCTGCACCGTCTTGGCGACTGCCTTGCACCTGGCCGCCGGTTTCGTCCGTGGCACGCGAAAGGCCCGCTCAAACCAAGGCATCACCCAGGACACCGGCAAGCGCGATACCGGGACCGTGAAGTGGTTCAACACCTCCAAGGGCTTCGGTTTCATCTCCCGTGACTCGGGCGACGATATCTTCGTGCACTTTCGCGCCATCCGTGGCGAAGGCCACCGCGTCCTGGTCGAAGGCCAGCGCGTGGAGTTCTCGGTAATGCACCGCGACAAAGGCCTGCAGGCCGAAGACGTGGTCGCGGTTTCGCGCCGCTGACCACCTCGCCGCCGCTCTCAATAATGGGGCGGCGGCGCTTCCTCTCCCCCGCCGCCCTGCTGGCCGGCCATCTCCTCGTAACGCTTGATCAACTCTGCCATCTGCAATTGCAGGCGGTCGATCACCCGACTCTGCTCGACCACCACGTCATTGAGCGCCTGCAGGCTGTCGTCCTGGAACGCCTGGCGGGTCTCCAGCTCGATCATGCGCATTTCCAGCTCCTGCGACATCCTCAAACCTCCTTGAAGCTTTCGCCCAGCAGCGCGCGCACTTGCTGGCGGATACCGTCGATCTGTTCCTGGGTGTAGCCGATGGCCGGCACCTTGCCCCAGACCGGCGCGGGCCAGGCGGCATCGCCATGGCGACGGACGATCACATGCATGTGCAGCTGGCTGACCACGTTGCCCAACGTCGCGACGTTCATCTTGTCGGCGGCGAAGGCATCCTTCAACGCCTCGGCCAGGGCGGTGGTTTCCTCCCACAGCTGGCGCTGGTCGGCCTCGTCGAGTTCGAACAGCTCGCTGACATCGGCGCGGCGCGGCACCAGGATGAACCACGGATAGTTGGCATCCTTGCTCAGCAACAGCTGGCACAACGGCAGATCGCCCAGGACCAGGGAATCCTGTTGCAGGCGCGAATCGAGGGTGAACACGGCAAACCTCCTTACAAACGACACAGCCCACCTCTACAGGCGGGCACAAGGGCGCAAGGATACCCCGCTTCGCGATGGCCGAATACGCAAAGTCCACGCCGGCAGTTCGCTGTTGCAGCACGCCATTGACACTCCAGATGCCCCACGCCGGTAACACAGCGCTACTTTTCGCACCAAAAAAGAGCCGCCTTGCAAACCACCACCACACATCCGTCACATAAAACAGCCAGGATCAACAGTTGTCGGTAACACCTTGACTTGGAAGGCAGCTTGTCGATGAAGCGCCACATCTTGTCACGGTATGCCACCAGGACTGGCCGCAGCCCATGTTTCCGGAGGTTTCCGAGGCGCCACCGCTGGCTTTGTGAAAATTTCATCAAACGTTCGTGATTTTGAGCACGCTTGTTGCATTCGCTTCACAGCACGTCGGCACGCCTCCTGCAAGACAGGGGGACGCGACAAATAACAACAGCGGCATCGGATAAACCAGGGAGTTTCACAAGCCGTTCTTTGTATTTATACATTCATGACGGTTTCGAGACAGCGCTGGCGTTGTACGCCCAATAAAAACGGCGTGATTTGCGACATGGAAACAGCCAACAGCGACATGGCCGTAAAGTTACCGAAAGGTTGTTTTGCCCCATATCGCCAAGAATAGTCCGCGTGATATACATTTTCGCCGACATAACAAGAAAGAGCTGCCCCATATAATTAGAACACTGGGCGCGGCGGTACTCTTCCTAAAAACCAAAGGAGCAAATCACGATGCGCGTGATGAAGTGGAGCATGATCGCCCTGGCCGTAGCGGCAGGGACTTCGCAGATGGCTATCGCCTCTTCGCAGGATGAATCCAAGGGCTTCCTCGAAGACAGCAAGCTCAACGTCAAGACCCGGATGCTGTATTTCAGCCGTGACTTCCGCAACAACGACCGCGACGAGGACGGCAACCGCCAGAGCCGTCGCGAGGAAACCGGCCTGGGCTTCCTCGGCACCTACGAGTCCGGCTTCACCCAGGGCACCGTCGGCGTCGGCGTCGACGCCATCGGCATGCTCGGCCTGAAACTCGACAGCGGCAAGGGCCGCTCCGGCACCGGCCTGTTCCCCACCGGCTCCGACGGTCGCTCCCAGGATGACTATTCCAAGGGTGGCGCCGCCGCCAAGTTCCGTATCTCCGATACCGTGCTGAAAGTCGGCGACCAGTTCACCGCGCTGCCAGTATTCGCCACCGACGACAGCCGCCTGCTGCCGGAAATTGCCCAGGGCGCCTTGCTGACCAGCAACGAAATCAAGGGCCTGACCGTTCACGCCGGTCGCTTCACCAGCCTCACCGCCCAGGAAGAGACCAATCGCGACAGCTTCCGCCTGAAGGAAGCCGATGTGTTCGGCGGCACCTATGCCTTCACCGACAGCCTGTCCACCAGCCTGTACTACTCCAAGGTCGAAGACTACTGGCGCAAGTACTACGCCAACGTCAACTGGGCGCTGCCGATCTCCGACAAGCAAGGCCTGGTGTTCGACTTCAACATCTATGACACCAAGAGCGATGGCCGCGGCCTGGTACGCGCCGACAAGGACGGCACCACCAAGCTCGACAACCGTGCGTTCAGCCTGTCCGGCGCGTACAACATCGGCGCCCACACCTTCACCCTGGCCTACCAGCGCGTGACCGGCGACGGCCAGTACGGCTATGGCGTCGACGGTGGCGGTACCGTGTTCCTCGCCAACTCCATCGCCCGCTCCGACTTCAACGCCGAAGACGAAAAATCCTGGCAGGCGCGCTACGACCTGAACTTCGCCGAGTTCGGCATCCCGGGCCTGACCTTCATGACCCGCTATGCCCGTGGTACCGGTGCCAACACCGACGTGACCAACAACGGCAAGGAATGGGAACGCGACATCGACATCAAGTACGTGCTCCAGGAAGGCCCGGCCAAGGACCTGAGCCTGCGCGTGCGCCAGGCGACCTACCGCTCCTCGGACAACGTCTACGGCTCGCCGTCGCTGGACGAACTGCGCCTGATCGTCGAGTACCCGCTGAGCATCCTGTAAGCCCTGGCTTGCAGCGCTTCGCAAACAGGAAGCCCGGCCAAGCGCCGGGCTTTTTCATGGCTGACAAGCGCACCGCCCTGGGGCATCCTGTACGCTTTCGTTTCGCCCCCGTACAATGCGGGGTCATTCAACATTTCAGGCAATCGACACGGCTCACCATGCGCACCAGTCAATATTTGCTCGCCACCCAGAAAGAAACCCCGGCAGATGCAGTGGTCATCAGCCACCAGCTCATGCTGCGCGCCGGCATGATCCGCAAACTGGCTTCCGGCCTGTACACCTGGCTGCCGATGGGCCTGCGGGTGATGCGCAAGGTCGAGGCAGTGGTCCGCGAGGAAATGAACGCCGCCGGTGCCCTCGAAGTGCTGATGCCGAGCATCCAGCCCGCCGAACTGTGGCAGGAGTCCGGCCGCTGGGAGCAGTACGGCCCCGAGCTGCTGCGCCTGAAGGACCGCCACCAGCGCGATTTCTGCGTCGGCCCGACCCACGAAGAAGTCATCACCGACCTGGCGCGCAACGAGCTGTCCAGCTACAAGCAGCTGCCGCTGAACATGTACCAGATCCAGACCAAGTTCCGTGACGAGATCCGTCCGCGCTTCGGCCTGATGCGCGGCCGCGAGTTCATCATGAAGGATGCCTATTCCTTCCATGCCGACCAGGCTTCCCTGCAGGAAACCTACGACCGCATGCACCTGGCGTACTCCAATATCTTCACCCGCCTGGGCCTGGACTTCCGTCCGGTGCAGGCTGACACCGGCTCGATCGGCGGCAGCTACTCCCACGAGTTCCACGTGCTCGCCTCCTCCGGCGAAGACGATGTGATCTTCAGCGACACCTCCGACTACGCCGCCAACATCGAGAAAGCCGAGGCCATGCCACGCGAGACCGTGCGCCCGGCGCCGACCGAGGAACTGCGCCTGGTCGACACCCCCGACGCCAAGACCATCGCGCAACTGGTCGAGCAGTTCGGCCTGCCGATCGAGAAAACCGTCAAGACCCTGATCGTGCGCGGCGCCGAAGAAGGCAAGCTGGTCGCCCTGGTGGTCCGTGGCGACCATGAGCTGAACGAAATCAAGGCCGCCAAGCTGGAACAGGTCGCCGATCCGCTGGTGATGGCGTCCGACGCCGAACTGCAAGCCGCCATCGGCGCCGGCGCCGGCTCCCTCGGCCCGCTGAACCTGCCGCTGGAATGCGTCATCGACCGTTCAGTCGCACTGATGAGCGACTTCGGCATCGGCGCCAACATCGATGACAAGCACTACTTCGGCGTGAACTGGGAGCGTGACCTGCCGGTTCCTCAGGTCGCCGACCTGCGCAACGTCGTCGAGGG
Coding sequences:
- a CDS encoding Dps family protein, producing the protein MAIDIGINEEDRKSIVDGLSRLLSDTYVLYLKTHNFHWNVTGPSFRTLHLMFEEQYNELALAVDSIAERIRALGFPAPGSYAFYARHSSIKEEEGVPPADEMIRQLVQGQEAVVRTARSIFPVVDKVSDEPTADLLTQRMQVHEKTAWMLRVLLDGK
- a CDS encoding cold-shock protein; translated protein: MFKIVHLVTGVAALLLSLIPSLKTDATPFLQQPDAIYLALLGLLNLVLAPVLPQYYKDMRQQLQRASSILLVLAVVLQTLTLLARPELGNLPALTCTVLATALHLAAGFVRGTRKARSNQGITQDTGKRDTGTVKWFNTSKGFGFISRDSGDDIFVHFRAIRGEGHRVLVEGQRVEFSVMHRDKGLQAEDVVAVSRR
- a CDS encoding SlyX family protein encodes the protein MSQELEMRMIELETRQAFQDDSLQALNDVVVEQSRVIDRLQLQMAELIKRYEEMAGQQGGGGEEAPPPHY
- a CDS encoding HIT family protein; this encodes MFTLDSRLQQDSLVLGDLPLCQLLLSKDANYPWFILVPRRADVSELFELDEADQRQLWEETTALAEALKDAFAADKMNVATLGNVVSQLHMHVIVRRHGDAAWPAPVWGKVPAIGYTQEQIDGIRQQVRALLGESFKEV
- a CDS encoding OprD family porin; amino-acid sequence: MRVMKWSMIALAVAAGTSQMAIASSQDESKGFLEDSKLNVKTRMLYFSRDFRNNDRDEDGNRQSRREETGLGFLGTYESGFTQGTVGVGVDAIGMLGLKLDSGKGRSGTGLFPTGSDGRSQDDYSKGGAAAKFRISDTVLKVGDQFTALPVFATDDSRLLPEIAQGALLTSNEIKGLTVHAGRFTSLTAQEETNRDSFRLKEADVFGGTYAFTDSLSTSLYYSKVEDYWRKYYANVNWALPISDKQGLVFDFNIYDTKSDGRGLVRADKDGTTKLDNRAFSLSGAYNIGAHTFTLAYQRVTGDGQYGYGVDGGGTVFLANSIARSDFNAEDEKSWQARYDLNFAEFGIPGLTFMTRYARGTGANTDVTNNGKEWERDIDIKYVLQEGPAKDLSLRVRQATYRSSDNVYGSPSLDELRLIVEYPLSIL
- a CDS encoding proline--tRNA ligase, producing MRTSQYLLATQKETPADAVVISHQLMLRAGMIRKLASGLYTWLPMGLRVMRKVEAVVREEMNAAGALEVLMPSIQPAELWQESGRWEQYGPELLRLKDRHQRDFCVGPTHEEVITDLARNELSSYKQLPLNMYQIQTKFRDEIRPRFGLMRGREFIMKDAYSFHADQASLQETYDRMHLAYSNIFTRLGLDFRPVQADTGSIGGSYSHEFHVLASSGEDDVIFSDTSDYAANIEKAEAMPRETVRPAPTEELRLVDTPDAKTIAQLVEQFGLPIEKTVKTLIVRGAEEGKLVALVVRGDHELNEIKAAKLEQVADPLVMASDAELQAAIGAGAGSLGPLNLPLECVIDRSVALMSDFGIGANIDDKHYFGVNWERDLPVPQVADLRNVVEGDPSPDGQGTLVIKRGIEVGHIFQLGTKYSEALKCQVLGENGKPVVLSMGCYGIGVSRVVAAAIEQNHDDKGIIWNDALAPFQIALVPLRYETEVVREATDKLYAELTAAGYEVLLDDRDKKTSPGIKFADMELIGIPHRIVVSDRGLAEGNLEYKHRTESDAQALPLNDVLAFLQARIRR